The Anoplolepis gracilipes chromosome 5, ASM4749672v1, whole genome shotgun sequence region GGAGATCAACATACCGCGATGATAACCATGGGAACCTTTGGCGGATACTTGATTATCTTAGTTGGCTTGTTCATCGGCAGCGTGATGGGAACGCCAGTCAACCGACGTGTGGTATGTTAGATTAGATCTAtgttattaacataatattaataaatattccaagATATCTTCTTATGCTAGacggaaattatatatatatgcaattgaaataaaacgtaatctaatgtaagaattaaatagaattaaagagaaattaagaaaaattgtataaaactatttcaaaatgtataatttaatatgtatttaatttcgtagagatacgaaatatattaagtttagagttaataaatttttttattttttaggatCTCTTCTTCTCGCTCGTTGGATGCGCTCTATTCATCGCCGCGGGCTCGCTCAACATCGATTACTTCCAGAAAGTGGTGCACAAATCATCGTTTCGTGATACCGGTTTGGCTAAAGGTTCTCTCAGTATCATCGAGGGCATCATTTTCCTCGTAGATGCATTCCTTACGTTCCgaggagaaaattaaaatctgaaTCGTTTTCAAGTACAGCAAGAGGACTGCACGGCCGACTATCGGTGTTAACACATTCCGCAATCGAcggaaatattttctataaagaaTACTGCCAAGAAGTCTCTTGATATATGAAAGaagctttttttcttttgcatataGCCAGATAGCTATATGGGGAATATTTACACGGAAAACATATGGCATTGTCAAGCTTCGCGACATCCAAGATTCGTGCCTTTTATCACTTTagcgagatatttattttagcgagATTTTTAaggcatgtttttttttaattcgataacTTGTCAAAAACAATTCtagtttaaaaatctttaagtttttataatttaaaatatatttcttataatttaaaataaattttttataatttaaattactcttgtaatttaaattattaattacacagttttctttattcactttttgtaaataaagaaaaatttccgAGCCATTTAAGAGccagaattttaaataatgtttgcgCTAGTACCTAACACCGACGATAGTACAAAACGTGCAGGGATCATAAAGATgacaatgatatatatatatatatatatatatatattgtgtatatatgtatatatatatatatatatatatatatatatatgcgtatttcatacatatatatgttaatattaataagtggCAATCTTTTGTAGAAGCAGGccagttaatattataatcgttaataataatatactgatATTATGCAATCGTACATTTAAGTTATGTTATTGTTAGACTCTGACAAAAACAGTagcaatagaaaaaaaagaaaaagaagaagaacagTAAATATCATgacatgtttttatatataacactatTTGCGTGTACTATTTCGATGCTAAACATTCAGCTGCAATGTCGAATCATTCGCcctcttttcaaataaatgagTATTTGCGGATATTACTTTTGATTTGTACGTTTTTACGCTAagattctatataataaagaagaattATAAACAGGATTACAGaggctgtatatatatatatatatatatatatatatatatatatatatatatggtatttttgcatCGTTTCTCTGATATTTTTCCTTCTGATCCATCtcatttattgcaaaatgtgaaaatatttcaacgttGCTCGTATGTTGTTGTTATGTTGCACAAACCAGACGTGACGTTATACAAGCACAAGAAGTTTCACGTGATGTAACTTTCACTCTAGTGTACAAGAACTGCATAATACATTCGAAAAAACACtcttgaatatatgtatactctctttctcgcaCGTTAGTAGAGCACGGAATTGTTTTAATACTGGACTCTAACAAGAAAgcctaaaatattttctattgagatttataatagattaagGCACGTGGCTGTAGAAGAAAGTAAAACATTATCTTAAGAAACAGTGAAATAGATCAAATACTGAATAGACCAGCAGACTTTTCGATTCAACCAATCGTATGTATTGTACTACTTCTCTCTTACAGATTTCCttcctttatttattatgtagcacagtgatatatatttcattatattctaatttttagaGGACGCAAACCTTTTCTTTCAGTTTCTTTGAATAAACCACTTGAGGATCATCCAAACATTTcctcttatatgtataaaatgacTAATTGATCATTTGCTTACTGATTCTCCTTTATTGACAATgagtcaatttaaaatttttatataaaaataaaaaatgcatataaatgaGTTTGCTAACCGCTTTTATTAATaccaataattttcttgacaatatcaagcaaaaatttattataatataattgtattggTAGAAAATATACTTagattatttgaattatttacattataataatcattacatatattgttaaattcagcattaatattcatattattattatacatgataagaattattgtttatttactgatttttttcccttattaaattaatccagaatttttaaataaaaataaaaatgtttaggGATATTCTAACCGTTTCCTCTCTTCCGTTTAACTCTTTTTAATGCCAATGATTTTCTTTACGATATCAggcaaaagtttattataacataattttttagctAAAAAATGCACGTGGACagataatttgaattatttatattatattaatcttagaaatttaaatacattattaaattcattaaattaattcataaatttgtatgtacACTTAGTACATACACcgacgataaatatatatatcttacaataaatatctctcataacaaataaaaaagttatctgATTGTGGGAGGATAATTAATCTgctaaaaaacatataaatacgatctgtataattgtacatatattttttaaattaaaaattatacgtttcatatgattatttatgtCCACGATAAAgattgctttttaattttaaatgcgaTCTCTCGAAATCGCATTGAGTCGATTTTTGCAGTTATGATGGTAGTGTCAGAGAGAAGGCTGAGAAGTTTTTCATATGACGCTTTTTCCTTGCAGTATACTAGCACCAACTCCGTTTTAGAACGGGTGGAACTACACTGCCAGAtccatttttcgataaaacaaCTGGTAAAACGTCCGCTTGGTTCATGTCCGTGCTATATCCATATAATTAGTGGATTTTAGACGTATTTTAACACGTTACGTTTTATCTCGTAGTATTATTGTAGCGAGAAACATTTACAGCGCGTTCGACCGCGAGGAGACTCGCGAGACGCACGTGCCGACGCCGAGGCTGGAGTAAAGACACGTGCGCATACTACACCTGTCGGATTCGGAATGAATGACTGCACGGCTGTCACCGGTCACGTACGCGCGTTTTCCCCTCTCTTAGTCCgcaatgcgtgacgtcaaggAGAAGGGAGCGTatgttctttctctctctctcgcgctgACAAATACGCATTATACTATACTATGTGACAAAATTTGACgcgttaaaatatatgcacatCAAATGTTctaaaatacgtaaaattccttaattaaaatgacattattATTCGATACATTTAAAGTTTATTCGTGAAACGcgattatgaaatataaagcgtaaagtactttaattaaagcaaTCGTTATGACTTGCTGTGTATGAACTGCACAacgttctattttttttattacatttattataatgaacaCATAACATTGTAACGAAAATTATGTCAATGATGTTAAcgattatttgtgaaaaataaaaatctaacaataagatacaattaattgtatgttaatgttattgtattttatagattattgtattaaataatattctttatgtgcgcatatatgaataaatttcaataattttgtaaatgtgtatatatatatatatgtatatattattattaaaatattttgtttacaaaattattatgcatatacacgcgcataaagaatatttattttatttaatacaaaaaatatacgtactgtacaatatacaatacaacaacaagatataatatatacgtactattttatatgtatatataataaatatataaaattttataacatatattatatacacatatatagatacatatttttatattatacataaaataattttaataatttctctaattgtacatatatctattattatttattatccatAACATGtattgaaatgaaaaagatgTGCAGCTAAgataatatgtaatgaaatatatatttccgtATATACTTTTCAAATCCACCTCTATGGCATGGCTTTAGCACGGACATGAACCAGCTGCTGGTTGTTTTATCATGGCATCGAAAAATGGATCtgagatattattatcatcggTGATCTGACTATATAGCTCGCTCTAAAATGCATGTAGTTGGCGCTAGCGTACTGCAAGGAAAAAGCGTCGTATAAAATGTCGGCGTGACCCCTTTCAGGCTTCTCTCTGATAGCGCGTCATGAGAAGTTGCGCgtatatgtaaatgtgtatacatgtgtatgtgtgtgtgtgtgatgcGAATGGAGTGGAGTGTGGAGTAGTACATCGTCGCCGTCGCGCGTACTTGGCAAGGACAAgatctgtattttatttatcaattatagcACCGATGTGCGGTGCGTAGCGTTAAATGTGCGTTCAGGATGTCGAATCCGGGCGGTAGCAGGAGGAATGGAGCCATGAAGATCCGTTTAACGAGTGAGTGCAGAGAGTTTATCCCGATTGTCGTCGGACGTTATACGTGAAAGTTCTCGTCGCGGTTTGCACGCACGACGAGAACACCTACCACCTACCACCTACCACCTATCTACCTACGCCTCGGCCTGTTTTTGTTGTGCATCATTCAATATGGCCTTGCGTACGTCCCGTCCTCCGCGTGGGAGGGTTTTGACACAAAACATCAGATCATTCGGGGGTCCTGCGTACCCCGAATAGACGATACAAGTTTCAAGTTTCGTCATGGCTCCCTCGCCCTTTTGGTTATGTGCTCACTTCCTGTAGCGGCGGAATCGACCCCACTGCGAGCACTCTCCGGGAGACGAAAACGTTAATTGTGATTAGTAGCGAAATGTGTCAGTCTGAAATCTTTCATAATCTCCATAGCATCCTTGATAAGGAATTTTGTGGAGCATTATGTGTGATGGAAATTTAACACAGACCATGATTAACTGccactatattaaatttgattctatgtaatgaagatatttttaaattaaaaatatcagaaaaaatacatctatttttagctgatattattttttaaatatttttataattgtatatatattttatatatatgttgaattatttttcactaACTCTTCATGTTATAAAGGCcatttaatcattatcaacAATTTGCATGAGTTATTGATACATTAAGCTTAAATTGGCTTCatcgtaataataaagatatagtGTTCAATTATAGTAGTTCAAAGAATATTGTCCTATATATAAGTAACAAATATGAAAACACAgtgtagaaattataatagattattatcaaattgtaagttattaaatttaattttcttgcaaaattttttgaaattttattaattaaatattatattattgtgaaaaatttgaaaacaatatatttaattcattaatatacatatatatatatatatatacatatatatattatatatatttatacaatatttgaagtaaaaataacataattaaatatattcaaattgtaacttattaaattaaattttatcttgcaaaattttttgaaattttattgtttaaatattgaattattgtgaaaaatttgaaagcaatatatttaattcatttatttatgtatatatatatgtattatatatatttacacaatatatgaagtaaaaatagcagaattaaatatattttgatacattaatttattatagaaatataaatatttatatatttttatatgtttcagTATTATGTGCTCGTAATCTTGCTAGAAAGGATTTATTTCGTaagtttactttttttataaagagttcaatatataaagttaaaaatgaacAATTTAAGAaccatttttttgttattaggCTTACCTGATCCTTTTGCTAAGATAACTGTTGATGGTTCTGGACAATGTCACAGTACAGATACTTGTAAAGCTACATTGGATCCTAAATGGAATCAACATTATGATTTGTGAGTTTTTAAACTaaactaaacataaaatatattttgtgtcagggttagaaaaaaaaatgatttatttatttgtgcaGATACATTGGAAAGAATGATGGAATCACTATATCTGTGTGGAACTACAGGAAATTTCATAAGAAACAGGGTGGAGGATTTCTAGGATGTGTATGCATATTATCAAATACCATCCAAAGACTTAAAGATACAGGATGTATGTTTGTGcttgttttatattacataattatatttaattcgtacctgtaaaaaaagattaaatatgcCTAAATATTGTTTAGCTTTCATGTATTCAAAAGTAGAGAGATTTTTACAGTAATTGATaagacaatataattttatattagtattttctcagacttattttttaagatcaatattgaatatctcaatatttgttctttctaaaaaagaaaaaacgtcttacatatgttgcaattatttttgtttaagattacttttattatattgcaatgtatttatttttagatcaaCGTTTAGACCTATGTAAGGCTCGTTCGGATGATCCAGACGTTGTAAAAGGGCAAATTGTAGTGTCCTTAATGTCACGGGACGGTCACAATGGTGCTGTAAGTAATACAGTCGGTCATAACGCTGTGGTCGATGTGCTTGGTGATCTGAGCTGTCCGAATGATTTACCGGACGGATGGGAAGAAAGGAGAACTGAAAATGGTCGACTTTACTATGTAAATCATTACACGAAAAGCACGCAATGGATCCGTCCAAACGCtcggtaatatttattattcaatattctaTAACTATtactattgaaatatataatattctacatatattcCATAAATATTACGCattgaaatacaatatataatatgaaattcatTCAATTAACGTTTTTTACAGGCCTAACAATGCTATTATACCGACAACACCAGAACCTCCTCCATTACTGTCATCAGAACCGACGTCTCCCAGCAGTAGCGCGAGTTCGCCGAACGTGAGAAACGAAGATAGTCCTGCAAGACACACATCATCCGAATGGAATAGTGGAGACGGGACACCCAATCAAACGCCCAGTCGAGAGAACTCGGCGCAAAATACTCCGAGAAATACACCGACGCAGCAACAACAGCAGAATCGTAATCAACAACAAAATCAGCATATGAGAAACGTGACGACGCCGGCATCGTCTGTGAGAGATCGGCGTGTTGTTCGAGGAACCGATGAACAAAATGGCAATCAAAATACAAATGGAAGGATAGAGCGTCCTAACAGTGGGAATCAAACGCGAAGGCCTAATCGCAGCAAcagaaatagaaataacatTGTGTCAAGTAGCGACAGACGCACTGATCCTCCGCAACCGCCGGACTTACCTCGTGGTTATGGTATGAAgcgacataataaaatttttattaaatacactattaataaaatacaataaactacttttaaaatacaatagactatttaaaaatgtatatctaaatatagtataatattattacatctaTATAGAAATGAGGAAAACTCAACAAGGTCAAGTATATTTCTATCATGTACCAACTGCATACTCTACTTGGCATGACCCGAGGATACCACGTGACTTACAAGCTAACGAATTGGCGAACGAACTTGGCCCTCTTCCTAGCGGATGGGAAATGAGACAGACTCAAAGCGGACGTGTATATTTCGTAGATCACAATAACAGGACAACGCAATTTACCGATCCCAGGCTATCCAGTCAAATCATAAGCAAACTGTTGaagtaaatatagaataaat contains the following coding sequences:
- the LOC140666050 gene encoding protein snakeskin, whose translation is MATITRLSIIKFLELLLVCILIGLHYNSFNAGDQHTAMITMGTFGGYLIILVGLFIGSVMGTPVNRRVDLFFSLVGCALFIAAGSLNIDYFQKVVHKSSFRDTGLAKGSLSIIEGIIFLVDAFLTFRGEN